The Bacteroidales bacterium sequence AAACAAAACAATACTTCTTAGGTTACTTTATAATTAACTTTAATCTTTGAAAAAAAACAAATCCGCGGTCACCGTGTCCGGCTACTGACGGATCAGCGTTCCATCCAATCTACCACTCTTGAAAGCTATGAAACTAAAACTTCTGATATTAGCTCTTTTAGTGCCCCTTGGCATCTTAACCAAGTTTTATGCCGGGCCGGGTAGTAGTTTTGTGAGCAACCATCTGGGCGGTGTAATTTATTTGGTATTCTTCATCTTCCTGGCTTCGCTAGTTTTTCCGAAGGTTCGGGCGCTGAAGATCTCGCTGGTTGTTTTTGTTATTACTTGCTTGCTGGAGTTTACACAACTAATTCAAATCCCGTGGCTCAACGAACTGCGGGAATATTTCCTGGTTCATGCCCTGATTGGCAGCGGATACAC is a genomic window containing:
- a CDS encoding DUF2809 domain-containing protein, which produces MKLKLLILALLVPLGILTKFYAGPGSSFVSNHLGGVIYLVFFIFLASLVFPKVRALKISLVVFVITCLLEFTQLIQIPWLNELREYFLVHALIGSGYT